A stretch of Brassica rapa cultivar Chiifu-401-42 chromosome A08, CAAS_Brap_v3.01, whole genome shotgun sequence DNA encodes these proteins:
- the LOC103834643 gene encoding CBL-interacting serine/threonine-protein kinase 6 translates to MVGAKPVKTMEKGSDGAGLLHGRYELGRLLGHGTFAKVYHARNVTTGKSMAMKVVAKEKVIKVGMVEQIKREISVMSMVKHPNIVELHEVMASKSKIYFAMELVRGGELFAKISKGRLREDVARVYFQQLISAVDFCHSRGVYHRDLKPENLLLDEEGNLKVTDFGLSALTEHLKQDGLFHTTCGTPAYVAPEVILKKGYDGAKADLWSCGVILFVLLAGYLPFQDDNLVNMYRKIYRGDFKCPGWLSSDARKLVTKLLDPNPNTRITIDKVMDSAWFKKHSTRSKNEAEDLDISVHKSKEETETLNAFHIIALSEGFDLSPLFEEKKKEEKREMRFATSRPASSVISSLEEAARVGDKFDVRKSESRVRIEGKQNGRKGKLAVEAEIFAVAPSFVVVEVKKDHGDTLEYNNFCSTALRPALKDIFWTSTPV, encoded by the coding sequence ATGGTCGGAGCTAAACCGGTGAAAACGATGGAGAAAGGATCTGACGGTGCGGGGCTCCTCCACGGCCGTTACGAGCTAGGTCGTCTCCTAGGGCACGGAACGTTCGCGAAAGTGTACCACGCACGTAACGTAACAACGGGAAAAAGCATGGCCATGAAAGTCGTGGCCAAAGAGAAGGTCATAAAGGTAGGCATGGTGGAGCAGATCAAGCGAGAGATCTCAGTGATGAGCATGGTGAAGCATCCCAACATCGTCGAGCTTCACGAGGTCATGGCCAGCAAATCCAAGATCTACTTCGCCATGGAGCTAGTCCGCGGCGGCGAGCTATTCGCCAAAATCTCCAAAGGAAGGCTACGCGAGGACGTGGCGCGCGTGTACTTCCAGCAACTAATCTCCGCCGTCGATTTTTGCCATAGCCGCGGTGTTTACCACCGTGATCTTAAGCCGGAGAATCTGTTGCTTGACGAAGAAGGCAACCTTAAGGTCACTGACTTTGGTCTCTCTGCTTTGACTGAGCATTTGAAGCAAGACGGGCTTTTCCACACGACGTGTGGAACTCCGGCGTACGTTGCGCCGGAGGTTATACTGAAGAAGGGATACGACGGAGCTAAGGCGGATCTGTGGTCGTGCGGTGTGATCCTCTTCGTGCTTCTCGCTGGGTACTTACCGTTTCAAGATGATAATCTTGTGAACATGTATAGGAAGATTTATAGAGGAGACTTCAAGTGCCCTGGATGGCTTTCTTCCGATGCAAGAAAGCTCGTGACGAAGCTTCTGGATCCGAATCCGAATACCCGAATCACTATCGATAAGGTTATGGACTCGGCTTGGTTCAAGAAACACTCAACGAGATCCAAGAACGAGGCTGAGGATCTTGATATCTCTGTTCATAAGTCCAAGGAAGAGACTGAAACGCTAAACGCGTTTCACATCATCGCGTTGTCTGAAGGGTTTGATCTCTCACCGTTGtttgaggagaagaagaaagaggagaagagagagatgagatTCGCGACTTCTCGTCCCGCGAGTAGTGTCATCTCGAGTCTTGAGGAAGCTGCGAGAGTTGGGGACAAGTTTGATGTGAGGAAGAGTGAGAGTAGAGTGAGGATTGAAGGGAAACAGAATGGTCGGAAAGGGAAGTTGGCAGTGGAGGCGGAGATATTCGCGGTGGCTCCGTCGTTTGTTGTCGTGGAGGTGAAGAAAGATCATGGAGATACTCTTGAGTACAATAACTTTTGCAGTACGGCTCTTAGACCAGCCCTCAAAGACATTTTCTGGACTTCAACACCTGTTTGA
- the LOC103834644 gene encoding omega-6 fatty acid desaturase, chloroplastic, which yields MASRIADSLFAFTGPQQCLPRAPQVAHARLSPGVYAVRPIDLLLKGKTHRRRTFLVSAKKRVGCIKAVAVPAAPPSADSAEEREQLAESYGFKQIGQDLPDNVTLKDIMDTLPKEVFEIDDVKAWKSVLVSVTSYALGLFMIAKAPWYLLPLAWAWTGTAVTGFFVIGHDCAHKSFSKNKLVEDIVGTLAFLPLVYPYEPWRFKHDRHHAKTNMLVHDTAWQPVPPEEFDSSPVLRKAIILGYGPIRPWLSIAHWVNWHFNLRKFRPSEVNRVKISLACVFAFMAVGWPLIIYKVGILGWVKFWLMPWLGYHFWMSTFTMVHHTAPHIPFKPADEWNAAQAQLNGTVHCDYPSWIEILCHDINVHIPHHISPRIPSYNLRAAHESIQENWGKYTNLATWNWRLMKTIMTVCHVYNKEENYIPFDRLAPEESQPITFLKKAMPDYAA from the exons ATGGCTTCGAGAATTGCTGATTCTCTATTCGCCTTCACG GGCCCACAACAATGTCTTCCTAGGGCTCCTCAAGTTGCTCATGCTCGTCTTTCTCCAG GTGTGTATGCTGTGAGACCTATTGATCTTCTATTAAAGGGGAAGACGCATAGAAGGAGAACGTTCTTGGTTTCTGCAAAGAAAAGGGTTGGATGTATAAAAGCGGTGGCTGTTCCAGCCGCACCTCCTTCAGCTGACAGTGCAGAAGAGAGGGAGCAGTTAGCAGAAAGCTATGGGTTCAAACAAATTGGACAAGATCTTCCTGATAATGTCACTTTAAAAGATATCATGGACACACTCCCCAAAGAG gtttTTGAGATTGATGATGTGAAAGCTTGGAAGTCTGTGTTGGTATCTGTGACTTCCTACGCTTTGGGGCTCTTCATGATTGCAAAAGCGCCATGGTATCTGCTTCCGTTGGCTTGGGCTTGGACAGGAACTGCAGTTACAGGG TTCTTTGTGATAGGACATGATTGTGCTCATAAATCATTTTCAAAGAACAAATTGGTTGAAGACATTGTGGGTACTCTAGCCTTCCTACCTCTTGTATACCCCTATGAGCCATGGAGGTTTAAGCATGACCGTCATCACGCCAAGACCAACAT GTTAGTTCATGATACAGCTTGGCAACCAGTTCCACCAGAGGAGTTTGATTCATCACCGGTTCTGCGAAAAGCAATCATTCTTGGATATGGTCCAATCCGGCCTTGGCTGTCCATAGCTCACtg GGTGAACTGGCATTTCAATCTGAGAAAGTTCAGACCAAGCGAAGTGAATAGGGTGAAGATTAGCTTGGCTTGTGTTTTCGCCTTCATGGCCGTTGGGTGGCCACTGATCATATACAAAGTTGGCATATTGGGATGGGTGAAGTTCTGGTTGATGCCATGGTTGGGCTATCACTTTTGG ATGAGCACGTTCACGATGGTTCATCATACAGCTCCACACATCCCTTTCAAGCCTGCTGATGAGTGGAACGCGGCTCAGGCACAGCTTAACGGAACTGTTCATTGTGATTATCCTAGTTG GATTGAGATTCTCTGCCATGATATCAACGTACACATCCCACATCACATTAGCCCAAGGATACCTAGTTACAACCTCCGTGCGGCTCATGAGTCTATTCAAGAGAACTGGGGAAAG TACACAAACTTGGCTACATGGAACTGGCGCTTGATGAAGACAATAATGACTGTGTGCCATGTCTATAACAAAGAGGAGAACTACATTCCTTTTGACAGATTAGCCCCAGAGGAGTCGCAGCCAATAACATTCCTCAAGAAAGCAATGCCTGACTACGCAGCTTGA